The following are encoded in a window of Harmonia axyridis chromosome 7, icHarAxyr1.1, whole genome shotgun sequence genomic DNA:
- the LOC123684518 gene encoding N-alpha-acetyltransferase 16, NatA auxiliary subunit-like — MDVRYLCILLFSENLAPSELKKLRSKQRKAKKKAEQESAQAKEAQIKRDQHHKSRQQGDVEPDAPQLDELIPEKLERADNPLDQAIKFLQPLQTLANNRIETHLMAFEVYYRKNKVLLMLQSLKRCFRLDSENPRLHSCLIRFHKVCSKNKSSWDPAVIEVVERETKEFFGDKNAKVLNADFLKRHSKSLEAALEGASMMYFLDEKTQNAAINLVTSMDNKKYTDINLKNCTNVLQSLRKGAFGSCESQVEDYVNKCNKRFPYAAAFKPPVQETKEATPDSNHVSQDENCHSN; from the exons ATGG ATGTTCGATATTTATGTATACttttattttcagaaaacttAGCGCCTtccgaattgaaaaaattgaggagCAAGCAGAGGAAAGCTAAAAAGAAGGCAGAACAGGAGAGTGCTCAAGCCAAGGAGGCCCAGATAAAAAGGGACCAACATCACAAGTCCAGACAACAAGGGGATGTTGAACCAGACGCACCTCAGTTGGACGAATTAATACCAGAAAAATTGGAAAGG GCGGATAATCCATTAGACCAAGCCATAAAATTCTTGCAACCATTGCAGACTTTAGCAAATAATAGAATAGAAACACATTTAATGGCTTTTGAAGTATACTATAGGAAAA ACAAAGTGCTTCTTATGCTGCAATCCCTGAAACGGTGCTTCAGACTGGACTCTGAAAACCCAAGACTCCACAGTTGCCTGATTCGCTTCCACAAGGTGTGTTCCAAGAACAAGAGTAGTTGGGACCCAGCCGTAATCGAAGTCGTAGAGAGAGAAACCAAAGAATTCTTCGGTGATAAGAACGCCAAAGTTCTGAACGCCGATTTCCTGAAGCGTCATTCCAAGAGTTTGGAGGCCGCACTGGAGGGCGCTTCTATGATGTATTTCTTAGATGAGAAGACGCAGAACGCTGCAATCAATTTGGTTACAAGCAtggacaataaaaaatatactgaTATCAATTTAAAG AATTGTACTAACGTTTTACAATCATTGAGAAAAGGAGCTTTTGGTAGCTGTGAATCCCAGGTAGAGGACTACGTAAATAAGTGTAACAAACGTTTTCCTTATGCTGCCGCTTTCAAACCACCTGTTCAAGAGACGAAAGAAGCAACCCCAGATAGCAATCATGTATCGCAAGATGAAAACTGCCACAGTAACTGA